The DNA window GTTCGCGACCAGGTGAATATCGCCGTTTTTTCGAACATTCCCGAAGGCCTGACCTTTCTTGTCCGGTTCGGCCCGCTTATCGCAGCGATCGTTGTATCCCTTCTTACGGGCGGGATTGACGGAATACGGAAACTCGCCGACCGGGTTCTGCACTGGCGCGTCGGGTTTCAATGGTACCTCATTGCGCTTGCGCTTCCCGCTTTTCTTGTGTATCACATCCATTTTCGCGACAAGCCTCTCGGTTTTGACAATACATGGATGCGTTATACTCCCGTCCTGTCGTTCACGTTTTTATCGAGCATGTTCATCGGGGGCGGACAGCAGCAGATCGGCTGGTGCGGATTTGCCCTGCCGAAACTCCTCGCCCGGACAGGCGCCCTTAAAGCGGGTATCGTTCTTGGCCTGTTCCAGTCCTTCTGGCATCTGCCGTACCTGTATAATTCGTGGGCTTACCGGGGAACGGCAATTTACGTAACTTCTTATGTGTCGCACATCATAGCCATAGCGGTTATCGGAACGTGGCTGTTCAACAGCTCCGGCGGGAGTGTGCTGATCGTTGCGCTGTTCAACGCGTCAATGAGCACATTCGGGAAATTCCTGACAGCGGAACCGTACAAGCTCGCCAATCCGTTTTCGCTCCTCGTCTGTCTGGAAATCGCCACAGTGATATTTCTCGTTGCCGTGTTCGGCTCGAAGCACCTGTCCCGCAGCCCGGCGTTCAGCATCGTTTCGATCCCGCATGACAGTGAAAGAACACTCGTCCATCCGGTACGAGATGAATGAATACACCGGAGAGATGCGAAAAGAAGAGGGAATCGGCAGTATATGACGGTCTGACAAATGTATCGCATGTGTGTGCCGACAGGAGCCATATATGACCATAGTGTTCGCAGCATCCGAGATGGTGCCCTTCTGCAAGACCGGCGGTCTTGCCGATGTGATCGGCGCCCTTCCTTCCGGGCTTGCGGATTTGGGGCACGATGTCCATGTCATGCTGCCGGGATACCGCGTCATCGATAAATCGAAGTATTCCTTCCGCAGACATGCGGGAACCCCGGTCATACCGGTGGGAAACCGTCACATGCCGCTCGGTATTTCCACTGCGAAGTATAACAGGGTCGCCGTCCACCTCCTCGAAAACGACGAATATTTCAACCGGGCAGGACTCTATGGCGATGAAAACGGCGATTACGGCGACAACGGCGGGCGTTTCATCTTCTTCTCGCGGGCAGTGATCGAAGCCATGAAACACCTCCGGATACGGCCGGACATCATCCATGCCCACGACTGGCAGGCGGGTCTGGTCATTGCATATCTTAAAACCGTGTACCGCAACGACCCGTTTTTCGGGAATACCGGCTCGCTGTTCACCATCCACAACCTCGGCTACCAGGGACTTTTCCCTTACGATGTCTTCGCTCAAAGCGGAATCCCGCCTGTTGAATACCACTGGACAAAGCTCGAATTTTATAACAAGGTTTCGTTTATCAAGGGCGGGATAGTCTATGCCGATGCGGTATCGACAGTCAGCGAAACCTATGCGGACGAGATTACCGGCAGGGAGCTCGGATTCGGTCTCGACGGTCTGTTCACTTCCCGGAAACACGATCTGTACGGCATCGTCAACGGCATCGATTACGAGGTATGGAATCCTTCCACCGATGCGGGTATTCCCGCACGGTACAGCCCGGAAAATCTTTCGGGGAAAGAAATCTGCCGCGACGGTCTGCTCAGGGCATGCGGTCTTAAAGCCGGGAAAACAGTCCCGGTTGTTGCCATGATCTCACGGCTCGACGACCAGAAGGGATTCGATATCCTTGAATCCTCGGTGGGGAAACTCATGAATTTCAACATCCGGCTCGTGATACTCGGCACGGGAACGAAAGACCATCAGGAAACGATGATACGGCTTACCGAGCGGTATCCCCGTCACATCCATATTGCGCTGATGTTCGACAACAGCCTTGCGCACCTCATATATGCCGGAGCGGATGCGTTTCTCATGCCGAGCAGATACGAGCCGTGCGGGCTCGGACAGCTTATCGCCATGCGGTACGGTACCCTGCCGGTGGTGCGCGCGACTGGAGGTCTCGCCGACACGGTCATCGATGAGGACAGGTATCCGGGCAGCGGTACCGGCTTTTCGTTCGGAAATTACTCTTCCGACGCGCTCGTCGACGCGGTATCGAGAGCGGTGCGCATGTTCCGCTCCCCGGGACGCCAGCGGTGGCAGGAGACGGTAAAGCGGGCGATGACCGCCGATTTTTCCTGGAAAAAATCCGCCGTTTCTTATCAGACTCTCTATGAACGCATCCGAAACTCTCGGTGCTGATGAAATGTCTTAACATCAGATGGTTCGGAAAGCGAAAGTTACCGGAATATCCGGTGCCAGTACAAGCGAGGTGATCACCATGTCAGCAGCAGGCCGTTTCTTCCTGATTCCGGCTCTGAGCGTTGTCATCGTTTTCCTGACGGGATGTTCGTCGTTTCAGATTGTGAATGAGCGTGCGGTTACCCTTGAGGAGATAGTGAAGATGTCCCAGGCCGGTGTCGGTAAAGACGTTATTATCAGCCAGATCGGAGCGACTCATTCGAGATTCAGGCTGACCTCCGACGAAATCGTGAAACTCACGGAAGCAGGGGTAAACGAGGAAATAATCGAAACCATGATCGAAACCGGCGCCCGGCCGGAACCGTACG is part of the bacterium genome and encodes:
- the glgA gene encoding glycogen synthase GlgA, which encodes MTIVFAASEMVPFCKTGGLADVIGALPSGLADLGHDVHVMLPGYRVIDKSKYSFRRHAGTPVIPVGNRHMPLGISTAKYNRVAVHLLENDEYFNRAGLYGDENGDYGDNGGRFIFFSRAVIEAMKHLRIRPDIIHAHDWQAGLVIAYLKTVYRNDPFFGNTGSLFTIHNLGYQGLFPYDVFAQSGIPPVEYHWTKLEFYNKVSFIKGGIVYADAVSTVSETYADEITGRELGFGLDGLFTSRKHDLYGIVNGIDYEVWNPSTDAGIPARYSPENLSGKEICRDGLLRACGLKAGKTVPVVAMISRLDDQKGFDILESSVGKLMNFNIRLVILGTGTKDHQETMIRLTERYPRHIHIALMFDNSLAHLIYAGADAFLMPSRYEPCGLGQLIAMRYGTLPVVRATGGLADTVIDEDRYPGSGTGFSFGNYSSDALVDAVSRAVRMFRSPGRQRWQETVKRAMTADFSWKKSAVSYQTLYERIRNSRC